From one Butyricimonas faecihominis genomic stretch:
- a CDS encoding RagB/SusD family nutrient uptake outer membrane protein translates to MKTIKIILSFIIISLFSISCDDWLDVKPKTQVESSELLKDEAGYKDALWGVYTLMVQKSMYGLNMTVSLDAMAKIYSRVGTSATQYPLSTYSYTSTKAKSLINDVWQKTYTTIANVNNIIGNIQEADPAMFSKDNYNVIYGEALGLRAFLHFDLLRLFAPAYADDPEAQGIPYVDHFDYNITEVQTVSKTIDLILKDLEDAATLLKVADPLCTGRTITTSDDNGYLLDRTFRFNYYAVVATMARVYMWKGDKVNAALKAKEVISDSGCKWTSIDDIAIAEEKRDHTFTPEHIFRLRVEEMEKNIEYTFSTIMAWATGYSFSVMDRDAAIIYPHTTDWRGWNTRYGWSENLGLNSSSIYRLPNKFWQYEDMPAEFKNLMPIIRFPEMKLIVAECNPTTEGAEIINEIRSHRGITEEFLATSTETQVLDEILNEYRREFYGEGLMWYYYKRLNKKSIPYLSYGYSYSMAMDQTKYVWPMPEEEIEFGNRNKENEL, encoded by the coding sequence ATGAAAACAATAAAAATTATTCTTTCTTTTATCATCATCTCGCTTTTCTCTATTTCATGCGATGATTGGCTTGATGTGAAACCTAAAACTCAGGTTGAGTCATCGGAGTTACTGAAAGATGAAGCCGGTTATAAAGATGCTCTTTGGGGTGTTTACACGTTGATGGTACAGAAATCAATGTACGGGTTAAACATGACGGTGTCATTGGATGCCATGGCAAAAATTTATTCCCGTGTCGGGACGTCGGCTACTCAATATCCTCTCAGTACGTATAGTTATACGAGTACGAAGGCTAAATCATTGATTAACGATGTTTGGCAAAAGACTTACACGACAATAGCTAACGTGAATAATATCATTGGTAATATTCAAGAGGCAGATCCGGCAATGTTTTCAAAAGACAATTATAATGTTATTTATGGAGAGGCTTTGGGTTTGAGGGCATTTCTTCATTTTGATTTGCTGAGGCTTTTTGCTCCTGCGTATGCAGATGATCCTGAAGCCCAAGGGATTCCTTACGTGGATCATTTTGATTACAATATCACGGAGGTACAGACTGTCAGCAAGACGATAGATCTTATATTGAAAGATTTGGAAGATGCTGCAACTCTTTTGAAAGTGGCGGATCCGCTTTGTACCGGACGAACGATCACGACTTCCGATGATAATGGTTATTTGCTTGATCGTACGTTTAGATTTAATTATTATGCCGTGGTGGCGACGATGGCAAGGGTGTATATGTGGAAGGGGGATAAGGTTAATGCGGCATTAAAAGCAAAAGAGGTTATTTCGGATAGTGGTTGTAAGTGGACTTCGATTGATGACATTGCAATAGCCGAGGAAAAGCGGGATCATACATTTACTCCGGAGCATATTTTCAGATTAAGGGTTGAGGAGATGGAAAAGAATATTGAATATACGTTCTCAACAATAATGGCATGGGCTACCGGGTATTCATTTTCAGTGATGGATCGGGATGCGGCAATAATTTATCCGCATACGACAGACTGGCGCGGTTGGAATACTCGTTACGGATGGAGTGAGAATTTGGGACTTAATTCTTCCTCTATTTATCGTTTGCCGAATAAGTTTTGGCAATATGAGGATATGCCTGCCGAGTTCAAAAATTTGATGCCGATCATCCGGTTCCCAGAAATGAAACTGATTGTGGCTGAATGTAATCCTACCACTGAAGGTGCTGAGATTATTAATGAAATACGTTCTCACCGGGGAATTACGGAAGAATTTTTAGCAACCTCAACTGAAACACAGGTGTTGGATGAGATTTTAAACGAGTATCGTCGGGAGTTTTATGGCGAAGGACTCATGTGGTATTATTATAAAAGGCTGAATAAGAAAAGTATTCCTTATTTAAGTTATGGATATTCATATTCGATGGCTATGGATCAGACCAAATATGTATGGCCAATGCCGGAAGAAGAGATCGAATTTGGAAACAGAAATAAAGAAAATGAGTTATGA
- a CDS encoding SusC/RagA family TonB-linked outer membrane protein, with the protein MKLICFWILVGLMQVHATAYGQAESVAFEKKSLTIDQVFSTITTQLKYDIFYSDDEIDVAKVVRLPNLTVNVEDVLRLVLGEHFTYQFVGKTIVIAPKTEIPQNQKGLQLRGFVSDTKKQPMPGVTVKLVGTSIGTATNMDGWFQLPDIPANAGTLEFSFVGYKSQKVNFTANTRDTLRIVMEEDVTEVDEVVVTGMFTRKANSFTGAAQSFSREEIRRVGNTNVLQSIKNLDPSFRIAESLANGSNPNQQYEITMRGQSGFPDLKGEYSSNPNNPLFIVDGFEQSLTYVMDMDMNRVASVTLLKDAAAKAIYGSKAANGVVVIETLQPEKGKLRVSYTGTMNVQLPDLTSYDLCNAAEKLEVEFNAGKYTYFRDNGSSIWGNPVEQYSWDQVYNGLMKEVIAGVNTDWKSIPLRNGIGQKHAIYLEGGDDFFRYGLDVSYNNVVGVMKGSNRNTFSGGVTLSYRYNNIMLKNSFSVTYNKGENSPYGSFSEYTSMNPYYRCWDDDGNVIKILGERLGTYQNTNVYNPVWNATINTKDFSEYTQFVNNFYVEWTPARGFKFTGRVSLNKSDTGSEIFHPASHTDFIGWEEDEEKIYRRGSYIYGDGKSFAVSADVLANYSVQLGERHMIFANVGWSLNNSTSESVTFKAEGFSNDKLDNLAFARQYYKDGRPSASESTTRDIGFVGAANYSYDNRYLFDASFRLSGSSQFGSDNRWGTFWSLGLGWNLHQEKFFHSLTDSGILSQLKLRGSLGYTGSQNFNSYQSIATYSYYTSSAYNGNIGAVLAGMPNSRLKWQRKYDRNLGVDFGVFNGRLQGRFDYYSTVTDDLLTDVTIPSSTGFTSYKENLGKVENIGYEISLKYRVWQEQSKDAFLNIFVAASHNKNTIKQISNFLQTYNDTQTSSVSNKPITRYEEGQSMSAIWAVKSMGIDPACGDELFITSEGTRTYEWDSDNLQICGDTEPTLQGNLGFNFDYKGISLNVTARYQFGGQVYNQTLVDKVENANLENNVDRRIFSDRWVKKGDVSLYKNIKNEETTQATSRFVEDDDQFVISSLNLSYELTRIEAIKRIGMERLRLSFDMADFGRMQSVKIERGTSYPFARTFSFSLQVMF; encoded by the coding sequence ATGAAGCTGATTTGTTTTTGGATTCTAGTCGGGTTGATGCAAGTGCATGCAACCGCTTATGGTCAGGCCGAGAGTGTGGCTTTCGAGAAGAAGAGTCTGACGATTGATCAAGTGTTTAGTACGATAACCACGCAGTTGAAATACGACATTTTCTACAGCGATGATGAGATTGACGTGGCTAAGGTGGTTCGGCTCCCAAATTTAACAGTGAATGTGGAAGACGTTTTGCGTTTGGTTCTTGGAGAACATTTTACCTATCAATTTGTCGGTAAGACTATCGTGATAGCCCCAAAAACTGAAATCCCGCAGAATCAAAAGGGACTTCAACTTAGAGGTTTTGTATCAGACACGAAAAAACAACCTATGCCGGGCGTGACGGTTAAGTTAGTTGGAACTTCTATCGGGACTGCAACTAACATGGACGGATGGTTTCAATTGCCGGATATTCCTGCGAATGCGGGAACTTTAGAGTTTTCTTTTGTTGGTTATAAATCGCAAAAAGTAAATTTTACAGCCAACACGAGAGATACTTTACGGATTGTGATGGAAGAAGATGTTACAGAAGTTGATGAGGTCGTGGTTACCGGTATGTTTACGCGCAAAGCGAATAGTTTTACCGGTGCAGCCCAATCGTTTTCTCGGGAGGAAATTCGTCGGGTAGGAAATACGAATGTATTGCAGAGTATCAAGAATCTTGATCCCTCCTTTCGTATCGCAGAAAGTCTTGCGAACGGTTCGAATCCGAATCAGCAATACGAGATCACGATGCGTGGGCAGTCCGGTTTCCCAGATTTGAAAGGAGAATATTCATCGAATCCTAATAATCCGTTATTTATTGTTGACGGTTTTGAGCAATCGCTAACTTATGTGATGGATATGGATATGAATCGTGTGGCTAGCGTGACACTTTTGAAAGATGCTGCGGCCAAGGCCATATACGGATCGAAAGCTGCCAATGGGGTGGTAGTTATTGAAACGTTACAGCCGGAAAAGGGAAAATTGAGAGTGAGTTACACGGGCACAATGAACGTTCAACTTCCAGATTTGACCAGTTATGATCTTTGTAATGCAGCAGAAAAGTTGGAAGTAGAATTCAATGCAGGGAAATATACCTATTTCAGGGATAACGGTTCGTCTATATGGGGAAATCCGGTTGAACAATATTCATGGGATCAGGTCTATAACGGACTGATGAAAGAGGTAATTGCCGGGGTTAATACCGATTGGAAGTCGATACCGTTACGAAATGGTATCGGGCAGAAACATGCTATCTACCTTGAAGGAGGGGATGATTTTTTCCGGTATGGTCTGGATGTTTCATATAATAATGTGGTTGGTGTGATGAAAGGTTCTAATCGGAACACGTTTTCTGGAGGTGTGACACTTTCATACCGGTATAATAATATCATGCTAAAGAATAGTTTTTCAGTAACCTATAATAAGGGAGAGAATTCTCCGTATGGTTCATTTAGTGAATATACCTCGATGAATCCTTATTATCGTTGTTGGGATGATGATGGTAACGTTATAAAAATACTTGGAGAACGTCTTGGTACATATCAAAATACGAATGTTTATAATCCTGTATGGAACGCCACGATCAACACGAAGGATTTTTCCGAATACACGCAGTTTGTAAATAATTTCTACGTGGAATGGACGCCTGCACGAGGATTTAAATTTACCGGACGGGTGAGTTTGAACAAGAGCGATACGGGTAGTGAAATATTTCATCCTGCATCACACACGGATTTTATCGGTTGGGAAGAGGATGAAGAAAAGATTTATCGACGCGGTAGCTATATCTATGGTGACGGAAAATCTTTTGCGGTGTCAGCAGACGTGCTGGCAAACTATTCCGTGCAGCTAGGTGAAAGACACATGATTTTTGCTAACGTGGGATGGAGTTTGAATAATTCTACATCGGAGTCGGTGACCTTTAAAGCAGAAGGATTTTCTAATGATAAACTTGATAATTTAGCTTTTGCACGACAGTATTATAAAGATGGACGTCCCTCAGCCTCCGAATCTACTACTCGTGATATTGGTTTTGTCGGTGCTGCGAACTACTCTTACGATAATCGATATCTTTTTGATGCGTCGTTTCGTTTGTCCGGTTCATCTCAATTCGGTAGTGATAATCGTTGGGGTACATTCTGGTCGTTAGGTTTAGGATGGAATCTGCATCAAGAAAAATTCTTTCATTCATTGACGGATTCAGGTATCCTTTCACAGTTGAAACTTCGTGGTTCTTTGGGATACACGGGTTCACAAAATTTCAATTCGTACCAGTCGATTGCAACTTATTCCTACTACACGTCCAGTGCTTACAACGGTAATATCGGAGCTGTCTTGGCTGGGATGCCTAATTCTCGTTTGAAGTGGCAAAGAAAATATGATCGGAATCTCGGGGTTGATTTTGGTGTGTTTAACGGGAGGTTACAGGGGCGTTTTGATTACTATTCGACAGTTACAGACGATTTATTAACCGATGTAACGATTCCTTCTTCTACTGGATTTACTTCATATAAAGAGAATTTGGGAAAAGTGGAGAATATTGGTTATGAAATCAGTCTTAAATACCGGGTTTGGCAGGAGCAGTCGAAGGATGCTTTCCTGAATATATTTGTGGCCGCATCACATAATAAAAATACGATCAAACAGATTTCTAACTTTTTGCAGACGTATAACGATACCCAAACGTCCTCTGTTTCCAATAAACCGATTACTCGTTATGAGGAAGGGCAGTCTATGTCAGCGATTTGGGCGGTGAAATCGATGGGAATCGATCCCGCGTGTGGAGATGAACTTTTTATAACATCGGAGGGAACACGCACGTATGAATGGGATTCCGATAATCTTCAGATTTGTGGGGATACAGAACCGACACTTCAAGGGAATCTTGGATTTAATTTTGATTACAAGGGAATTAGTTTGAATGTGACTGCCCGTTATCAGTTCGGAGGACAAGTGTATAACCAGACATTGGTTGATAAGGTAGAAAATGCGAACTTGGAAAACAATGTTGATCGTCGAATCTTTTCTGATCGTTGGGTAAAGAAGGGAGACGTGAGTTTGTATAAAAATATAAAGAATGAAGAGACGACTCAAGCAACTTCCCGCTTTGTCGAGGATGATGATCAGTTTGTGATTTCATCTCTTAATCTTTCTTACGAGTTGACGAGAATTGAAGCGATTAAACGTATCGGGATGGAACGTCTTCGACTTTCGTTTGATATGGCTGATTTCGGACGAATGCAGTCCGTGAAAATAGAACGAGGAACTTCCTATCCGTTTGCACGTACGTTCTCGTTTTCGCTTCAGGTAATGTTTTAA
- a CDS encoding FecR family protein yields MNDFLENNWERLTSLWRRPEEGELSQEEKKILQQQFEIRQAMHGLDPHRYDVDNAWRKIQPKRGRKWMLSVCKYVAMVVLGVSLVYVVTRPEPEEKIVRAEVIKPGRLQAELRLGTGVRLALNEHQGVYSSGNAGVEIVNDTVTGKVSYHVNKTGMEDSLVFNTLIVPKGGEYSLELPDGTVVWVNSESSLRFPEKFTSNRREVFLEGEAYFEVKKDANRPFYVHTEVGKVRVLGTAFNVCAYSNDRFWQTTLVEGSVMINQEEKEVLLKPNEQYQIDVRTGKAGLREVLPELYTSWRDGKFYFKAYTFEELVEKLERWYDFKMFYMNEEIKTRRFSGVVNKYQPLEEMFKFLQMTSDVQFNVKGNVVTASLKNR; encoded by the coding sequence ATGAACGATTTTCTGGAAAATAATTGGGAGCGCTTGACTTCTTTGTGGCGAAGGCCGGAGGAAGGAGAGCTATCTCAGGAGGAAAAAAAGATATTGCAACAACAATTCGAAATCCGGCAGGCCATGCACGGCTTGGACCCCCATCGTTATGACGTGGATAACGCGTGGCGGAAAATACAACCGAAAAGGGGTAGAAAATGGATGTTGTCGGTTTGTAAATATGTGGCCATGGTTGTATTGGGTGTTTCTTTGGTTTATGTCGTTACTCGTCCGGAGCCGGAAGAAAAAATTGTACGTGCTGAAGTGATAAAACCCGGTAGGTTACAGGCAGAATTGCGTTTGGGAACGGGAGTACGGTTAGCATTAAACGAGCATCAAGGAGTTTATTCCTCGGGAAATGCGGGAGTGGAGATCGTGAATGACACAGTGACGGGGAAAGTTTCCTATCATGTAAATAAGACAGGAATGGAAGATTCTTTGGTTTTTAATACCTTGATTGTTCCGAAAGGTGGGGAGTATTCTTTAGAATTACCAGATGGAACGGTGGTTTGGGTTAATTCTGAATCTTCTTTACGTTTTCCGGAGAAATTTACTTCCAATCGACGAGAGGTATTTTTGGAAGGAGAGGCTTATTTCGAGGTGAAAAAAGATGCGAACAGACCTTTCTATGTACACACGGAGGTGGGAAAAGTTCGGGTATTAGGGACAGCTTTCAACGTGTGTGCGTATTCGAATGATCGTTTTTGGCAGACTACTTTGGTTGAAGGTTCCGTGATGATTAATCAAGAGGAAAAAGAAGTTTTACTGAAACCGAACGAGCAATACCAGATTGATGTAAGAACCGGAAAAGCTGGACTGAGAGAAGTTTTGCCGGAATTGTACACGTCTTGGCGAGATGGGAAATTCTATTTTAAAGCATACACGTTTGAAGAATTGGTCGAGAAATTAGAGCGGTGGTATGATTTTAAAATGTTTTACATGAACGAGGAGATTAAAACTCGACGTTTTTCGGGAGTGGTTAACAAGTACCAACCTTTAGAAGAAATGTTTAAATTTCTTCAGATGACTTCAGATGTACAATTTAACGTGAAAGGAAATGTGGTAACGGCAAGTTTGAAAAATAGATAA
- a CDS encoding RNA polymerase sigma-70 factor produces the protein MSGENCIMEEVFSKIKNGDQGAFEQVFRMFYMPLCDYAVMILGDQAEAEDVVQDLFTYLWKSRQEIRVQESVKSYLFTSVRFRALNVLKHKMIERKHGASLMAFIEDLQNSDYSEEEMQRVEQIKEILQTLPAQCRTVFTMSCLDGKKYKEIADELGISVNTVKSHVMKAYRNIRARVGGEHTSVLLFIALQGQR, from the coding sequence ATGAGTGGTGAGAATTGTATCATGGAAGAAGTTTTCTCTAAAATAAAGAATGGAGACCAAGGGGCATTTGAACAAGTGTTTCGGATGTTCTATATGCCATTGTGCGATTATGCAGTCATGATTCTTGGTGATCAGGCGGAGGCAGAGGACGTCGTGCAGGATCTTTTCACGTATCTCTGGAAAAGTCGGCAGGAGATTCGGGTGCAGGAGTCCGTGAAATCTTATCTTTTTACTTCGGTACGTTTCCGGGCTTTAAATGTATTGAAACATAAAATGATAGAGCGAAAACATGGAGCGTCATTGATGGCGTTTATTGAAGATCTACAAAATTCTGATTACTCGGAAGAGGAGATGCAACGTGTGGAGCAAATAAAAGAGATTCTGCAAACTTTACCTGCGCAATGCCGGACGGTGTTCACGATGAGTTGTTTAGACGGGAAAAAATACAAGGAGATTGCGGATGAATTGGGGATATCGGTGAATACCGTGAAGTCTCACGTGATGAAAGCGTATCGGAATATTCGAGCTAGGGTAGGTGGAGAACACACTTCCGTATTGCTTTTTATTGCTTTACAAGGCCAAAGATAG
- a CDS encoding RagB/SusD family nutrient uptake outer membrane protein — MCKIQYFVIMLFGLCLLCGCEDALTVKPENSLTYENGLSTPKDFESFINGVDKALKVLTYTNEPNLQIKKGVYVDDYYDDSEMEWSQTLSFPSSELSYWNTRSWQIYYQPIANANVVLAYADVADLSSEERNLYKGQAWFYKALLYLEIIRQWGDCMLIRDQVELLPTAKTNWDEVADYAIDLATKAAEVLPEFDKIRMANGNVATYKSTPCKGSANALLAHLCAWKAGGKYFAHDDAYDEMELWKKAEEACTRVITSGQYGLAANPEEVCASVLLGDSRESIYETITRNFWNEERLPMGPKHIVEDYAGWPIIPTIQPSSVAYNVCRIKASSMKEMYLQNDLRREAYFYKLDSMSHDTLLPVTGGYAYLYKFRKFYTERTDDGYIMVRGLDQNKIWWRLADIYLLRAECRARLGGNYMEGAIDDLNKIRERANAKLYDASEYGGDLRYAIFKEREKELLLEGQRYYDIIRNDYVRMELKGNYQTVTNQDLKDGALFLMIGDGAFSQNPLLRQNTYWHRRL; from the coding sequence ATGTGTAAAATACAATATTTTGTAATAATGCTTTTCGGTTTATGTTTATTGTGTGGATGTGAGGATGCGTTGACCGTGAAGCCAGAAAATTCACTCACCTATGAAAACGGTTTGAGTACTCCGAAAGATTTCGAATCCTTTATCAATGGGGTGGATAAAGCTCTAAAAGTGTTGACTTACACGAATGAACCGAATCTTCAAATAAAGAAAGGTGTGTATGTCGATGACTATTACGATGATTCTGAAATGGAATGGTCCCAGACATTAAGTTTTCCTTCTTCTGAACTTTCATATTGGAATACCCGGAGTTGGCAGATATATTATCAACCGATAGCTAATGCAAATGTCGTGCTCGCTTATGCGGACGTGGCAGATTTATCTTCAGAGGAGCGTAATTTGTACAAAGGACAGGCTTGGTTTTATAAGGCTTTATTATATTTGGAAATTATCCGTCAATGGGGAGATTGTATGTTGATTCGAGATCAGGTCGAGCTATTGCCGACGGCGAAGACGAATTGGGATGAGGTGGCTGATTACGCGATTGATCTAGCAACGAAAGCTGCTGAGGTATTACCCGAGTTTGATAAAATCAGAATGGCAAACGGGAATGTGGCAACGTATAAATCCACCCCTTGCAAAGGAAGTGCAAATGCTTTATTGGCACATCTCTGCGCTTGGAAAGCGGGAGGGAAATATTTTGCTCACGATGATGCTTATGATGAAATGGAGTTATGGAAAAAGGCTGAAGAGGCGTGTACACGGGTTATTACTTCCGGCCAGTATGGTTTGGCGGCAAATCCGGAAGAAGTATGCGCAAGCGTGTTGTTAGGGGATAGTCGGGAGAGTATTTATGAAACGATTACACGTAATTTTTGGAACGAGGAGAGACTTCCTATGGGGCCTAAACATATTGTAGAGGACTATGCAGGATGGCCAATAATTCCGACAATACAGCCTTCGTCTGTTGCGTATAATGTTTGTCGTATAAAGGCCTCTTCCATGAAGGAGATGTATCTTCAAAATGATTTACGTCGGGAAGCTTATTTTTATAAATTGGATTCCATGAGCCATGATACGTTATTACCTGTGACCGGAGGGTATGCTTATTTGTACAAGTTTCGCAAATTTTACACGGAAAGGACGGACGACGGGTATATCATGGTACGCGGTTTGGATCAGAATAAAATCTGGTGGCGTTTGGCGGATATTTATTTGTTGCGTGCGGAATGTCGAGCCCGTTTAGGAGGTAATTACATGGAGGGGGCGATTGATGATTTGAATAAAATTCGAGAGCGTGCCAATGCTAAACTCTACGATGCCTCGGAGTATGGGGGAGATTTGAGATACGCAATTTTTAAGGAACGGGAAAAAGAGCTGTTGTTGGAGGGACAACGCTATTATGATATTATTCGGAATGATTATGTCCGAATGGAATTGAAAGGGAATTACCAAACGGTAACCAATCAGGATTTGAAAGATGGAGCTTTGTTTTTGATGATTGGTGACGGGGCTTTCAGCCAGAATCCCTTGCTGCGACAAAATACGTATTGGCATCGACGTTTGTAA